From one Luteipulveratus mongoliensis genomic stretch:
- a CDS encoding type II toxin-antitoxin system death-on-curing family toxin produces MTRYLTTEDLFDIAVELGSDVEVRDLGLLDGAAHRPAATVFGDDTYPDIHLKAAVLLESIVRGQPLTDGNERLSWASTVVFLALNGIVVTAPHDDAYDLVIAVAQGLRSPEDVAALLRDWC; encoded by the coding sequence GTGACCCGCTACCTGACGACCGAGGACCTCTTCGACATCGCTGTCGAGCTCGGCAGCGACGTCGAGGTCCGTGACCTCGGCTTGCTCGACGGCGCTGCACATCGGCCTGCCGCAACGGTTTTCGGCGACGACACTTATCCCGATATCCATCTCAAGGCGGCCGTGCTGCTCGAGTCGATCGTGCGCGGGCAGCCGCTCACTGACGGCAACGAGCGCCTCAGCTGGGCCAGCACCGTGGTCTTCCTCGCCCTCAACGGGATCGTCGTGACCGCCCCGCACGACGACGCCTACGACTTGGTCATCGCCGTCGCCCAGGGCCTGCGCAGCCCGGAGGACGTCGCCGCCTTACTCCGCGACTGGTGCTGA
- a CDS encoding alpha/beta hydrolase yields MTSTTTRTASYGRVAAIGMIGLATVLAGCTGDAEVKGAPSSSSAGATGGPSAAPNTPPSPALAQFYNQKLNWQDCEGDNKCAGLKVPIDYTKPAGGSIEVAVLKSAATGDKKGSLVVNPGGPGGSGVDYAAAADFVVSSKVHKSYDVVGFDPRGVQRSAPITCLDDKQLDTFLGSDPSPDDKAEEGSFMKSTKGFGDACKTKAGPLLSHVSTSDAVKDMDVLRAALGEPKLDYLGKSYGTFLGSTYADQFPSRVGKFVLDGVVSPDLTNTEMNKGQAEGFERATKSYVKDCVAGGGCPLGSTQQAGEQKIRDFLKQVDAKPIPVTDDEQVKQLTEGWASMGIAAAMYDQGSWGTLTQAFKSAFGGDGNGLMKLANSYAERGSGGSYSGNIMQVINAVNCLDRQGNSDPASYEKDQADFSKTAPTWGPMLAWGTAICGTWPVKATGAPKKITAAGSGPILVIGTTRDPATPYEWSQRLAAMLQNGRLISYDGDGHTAYRRSNSCVDNAVDAYLLDGKDPGKSLKC; encoded by the coding sequence GTGACATCGACGACGACCCGCACGGCCTCGTACGGCCGCGTGGCCGCCATCGGCATGATCGGCCTGGCCACGGTGCTGGCCGGCTGCACCGGCGACGCCGAGGTCAAGGGTGCGCCCTCGAGCAGCTCCGCCGGTGCCACGGGTGGGCCGTCCGCGGCGCCCAACACCCCTCCGAGCCCGGCGCTGGCGCAGTTCTACAACCAAAAGCTGAACTGGCAGGACTGCGAGGGCGACAACAAGTGCGCCGGTCTCAAGGTCCCGATCGACTACACCAAGCCGGCCGGCGGCTCGATCGAGGTCGCGGTCCTGAAGTCCGCGGCGACCGGTGACAAGAAGGGTTCGCTCGTCGTCAACCCTGGTGGCCCGGGCGGGTCCGGCGTCGACTACGCGGCGGCTGCCGACTTCGTGGTCAGCTCCAAGGTGCACAAGTCGTACGACGTCGTCGGCTTCGATCCGCGCGGTGTCCAGCGGTCCGCGCCGATCACCTGCCTCGACGACAAGCAGCTCGACACCTTCCTCGGCTCGGACCCCTCACCGGACGACAAGGCCGAGGAGGGGTCGTTCATGAAGAGCACGAAGGGCTTCGGCGATGCCTGCAAGACCAAGGCCGGCCCGCTGCTGTCGCACGTGTCGACGTCGGACGCCGTCAAGGACATGGACGTGCTCCGGGCGGCGCTCGGTGAGCCCAAGCTCGACTACCTGGGCAAGTCGTACGGCACGTTCCTCGGTTCGACGTACGCCGACCAGTTCCCTTCTCGCGTGGGCAAATTCGTGCTCGATGGTGTGGTGTCGCCCGACCTGACCAACACCGAGATGAACAAGGGTCAGGCAGAGGGTTTCGAGCGCGCGACCAAGTCCTACGTGAAGGACTGCGTCGCCGGCGGTGGGTGCCCGCTCGGGTCGACCCAGCAGGCTGGTGAGCAGAAGATCCGCGACTTCCTCAAGCAGGTCGATGCCAAGCCGATCCCGGTCACCGACGACGAGCAGGTCAAGCAGCTCACCGAGGGCTGGGCGTCGATGGGTATCGCCGCCGCGATGTACGACCAGGGCAGCTGGGGCACGCTGACGCAGGCGTTCAAGAGCGCGTTCGGTGGCGACGGCAACGGGTTGATGAAGCTCGCCAACAGCTACGCCGAGCGCGGCTCCGGTGGTTCGTACTCCGGCAACATCATGCAGGTCATCAATGCGGTGAACTGCCTTGACCGCCAAGGAAATTCGGACCCTGCGAGCTACGAGAAGGATCAGGCGGACTTCTCCAAGACCGCGCCGACCTGGGGACCGATGCTGGCCTGGGGGACGGCGATCTGCGGCACCTGGCCCGTGAAGGCGACGGGCGCCCCCAAGAAGATCACTGCGGCCGGCTCTGGCCCGATCCTGGTGATCGGCACGACGCGCGATCCGGCCACGCCGTACGAGTGGTCCCAGCGGCTGGCCGCGATGCTGCAGAACGGCCGGCTGATCTCCTACGACGGTGACGGCCACACGGCGTACCGCCGCTCCAACTCCTGCGTGGACAACGCCGTCGACGCCTACCTCCTGGACGGCAAGGACCCCGGCAAGTCCCTCAAGTGCTGA
- a CDS encoding GNAT family N-acetyltransferase, translated as MSRMVLGQASPSVRSVEWPIRTPRLLLRPIAADDVDALLTYRSDPSVQHYTGRGAMSRDDVQERIASSLSRMQPDADHPMVALAVVDRSDGAVRGDAMIGFRPARTVGAETAEWEGVVGYSLHQDFHGRGWGGEVGKALLDIAFGTLDLRRVTADVFADNEPSRRLLERLGMRVEGRSVQAVLGKDGRWWDDLHLAILRDEWQPNG; from the coding sequence ATGAGCCGCATGGTCCTCGGTCAGGCGTCTCCGAGCGTACGGTCGGTCGAGTGGCCGATTCGCACTCCACGGCTGCTCCTCAGGCCGATTGCCGCCGATGACGTCGATGCACTACTGACCTATCGCTCAGATCCGAGCGTGCAGCACTACACGGGTCGTGGCGCGATGAGTCGTGACGATGTCCAGGAGCGGATCGCCAGCAGTCTGAGCCGGATGCAGCCGGACGCCGATCACCCGATGGTCGCACTGGCAGTCGTGGATCGGAGCGACGGAGCCGTCCGCGGTGACGCGATGATCGGGTTCCGGCCGGCCCGGACCGTCGGGGCCGAGACCGCCGAGTGGGAGGGTGTGGTCGGCTACAGCCTGCACCAGGACTTTCACGGCCGAGGTTGGGGCGGCGAGGTCGGAAAAGCGTTGCTGGACATAGCCTTTGGGACCCTCGACCTACGGCGGGTGACGGCCGACGTGTTCGCCGACAACGAGCCCTCACGCCGTCTGCTCGAGCGACTGGGGATGCGCGTGGAGGGGCGGTCGGTGCAGGCCGTGCTCGGCAAGGACGGGCGTTGGTGGGACGACCTCCACCTGGCGATCCTGCGCGACGAGTGGCAGCCGAACGGATGA
- a CDS encoding APC family permease — translation MSTTLARRLGLSDAVVIGLGSMIGAGLFAAFTPAAEAAGSGLLLGLTLAAFVAFCNATSSGQLAAQYPSSGGTYVYGRQRLGDWWGYLAGWCFVIGKTASCAAMAMTAAAYAVPSGWQRPVAACVVLVITAVNLRGVTRTALATRAIVAVVLILLVVLVVACVAGGQADVDRAWSTDGVGIYGIWQSGGLLFFAFAGYARIATMGEEVRDPTRTIPRAIVTALSVAVVLYAVVAVSVLSVLGPDRLAHTAAPLAEAAGAGWPWAEPVVRVAGTLAAIGALLALVAGIGRTTLAMAREGDLPRWMAAVHPTYRIPHHAEIAVGAVVCVLVLVADLRGAIGFSSFGVLLYYAVANAAAYSQDGAHRRWPRALQLMGLVGCVSLVATLPWRSVVVGLLVLAVGVGYRVLRRSAPVAE, via the coding sequence ATGAGCACGACCCTCGCGCGTCGGCTCGGACTCTCCGACGCCGTGGTCATCGGACTCGGCTCGATGATCGGCGCGGGGCTCTTCGCCGCATTCACACCAGCGGCCGAGGCGGCCGGCTCCGGGCTGCTCCTCGGCCTCACGCTCGCCGCCTTCGTGGCGTTCTGCAACGCGACGTCCTCGGGCCAGCTCGCGGCGCAGTACCCCTCGTCCGGTGGCACCTACGTCTACGGGCGTCAACGACTCGGCGACTGGTGGGGCTATCTCGCGGGCTGGTGCTTCGTGATCGGCAAGACGGCCAGCTGTGCTGCGATGGCGATGACCGCTGCGGCGTACGCCGTCCCGTCCGGCTGGCAACGCCCGGTGGCGGCCTGCGTGGTCCTGGTCATCACCGCGGTGAATCTGCGCGGTGTCACGCGGACTGCCTTGGCGACGCGCGCGATCGTGGCCGTCGTGCTCATCCTGCTGGTCGTCCTCGTGGTCGCTTGTGTGGCCGGTGGCCAGGCTGACGTTGATCGAGCCTGGTCGACGGATGGCGTTGGTATCTATGGGATCTGGCAGTCAGGTGGCCTGCTGTTCTTCGCGTTCGCGGGCTATGCCCGGATCGCCACGATGGGTGAGGAGGTGCGCGATCCGACGCGTACGATCCCGCGCGCGATCGTCACCGCCCTGAGTGTCGCTGTGGTGCTCTATGCCGTGGTCGCGGTGAGCGTCCTGTCGGTCCTTGGCCCGGATCGGCTGGCTCACACAGCGGCACCACTGGCGGAGGCTGCTGGAGCTGGCTGGCCATGGGCTGAGCCGGTGGTTCGCGTCGCCGGCACCTTGGCCGCGATCGGTGCGTTGCTCGCCCTCGTCGCCGGCATCGGTCGTACGACGCTTGCGATGGCTCGGGAGGGAGATCTGCCGAGGTGGATGGCTGCCGTGCATCCGACGTACCGGATCCCTCATCACGCCGAGATCGCGGTGGGCGCGGTCGTCTGCGTGCTCGTGCTGGTCGCGGATCTCCGCGGTGCTATTGGGTTTTCGTCGTTCGGCGTGCTGCTCTACTACGCCGTCGCCAACGCTGCGGCGTACAGCCAGGACGGCGCGCACCGTCGGTGGCCCAGGGCGCTCCAGCTCATGGGGCTGGTGGGCTGCGTCAGCCTCGTCGCCACGCTGCCGTGGCGCTCCGTCGTGGTGGGGCTGTTGGTGCTGGCAGTCGGCGTCGGCTACCGGGTGCTCAGGCGATCAGCACCAGTCGCGGAGTAA
- a CDS encoding DUF3105 domain-containing protein, which translates to MMYVVRARRATAVSAAVAGVLALSACQQEAPSATLPPRAASVVKTYPVPSRNHTSGTVHYPQSPPVGGNHNPLWINCGIYDKPIPNENAVHSLEHGVVWITYKPNVLSQADLGVLRTLARQPYMLMSPYADQETPVVLTAWGKQLEVQDVRDPHVAAFVKDFLQGPQTPERGAPCSGGYDPEGGSAVV; encoded by the coding sequence ATGATGTACGTCGTTCGCGCACGTCGTGCAACGGCCGTATCTGCTGCTGTAGCAGGCGTTCTCGCGCTGAGCGCCTGCCAGCAGGAGGCTCCCTCGGCGACGCTTCCGCCTCGCGCAGCGAGCGTCGTCAAGACCTATCCCGTGCCCAGCCGCAATCACACGAGCGGCACGGTGCACTATCCGCAGAGTCCGCCGGTCGGCGGCAACCACAACCCGCTCTGGATCAACTGCGGGATCTACGACAAACCGATCCCCAACGAGAACGCCGTGCACTCCTTGGAGCACGGCGTCGTCTGGATCACCTACAAACCCAATGTCCTGAGCCAAGCCGACCTCGGTGTGCTTCGCACGCTGGCTCGTCAGCCCTACATGCTCATGTCGCCGTACGCCGACCAGGAGACCCCCGTCGTACTCACCGCGTGGGGCAAGCAGCTCGAGGTGCAGGACGTGCGCGACCCCCATGTCGCGGCGTTCGTCAAAGACTTCCTGCAAGGTCCGCAGACGCCGGAGCGCGGTGCGCCATGCTCGGGCGGCTACGATCCGGAAGGCGGTTCGGCCGTCGTATAA
- a CDS encoding class I SAM-dependent methyltransferase, translating into MTDAAWLAPVGGAVWSPRSAVTEQVWREAMGPEYPDGLDVYSWTSRTELEQIRGVLLHEGVGRVADLGCGSGGPGLWLSASVGADLVAVDADTTALHLAKGRAETAHRRTACLAGSFEAIPLQSNSVDAVVSIDALLFAQDKALAAAEIARVLRPGGCLVLTSWDYARQPAGRPPQVEDHRPVLESAGLTVERYDETPDWRARQETTARLLLERVDDLALEGRRDAQRLREDITTMARSFDDQSGRFLAVARRASTEADPRRC; encoded by the coding sequence ATGACGGACGCTGCGTGGCTGGCGCCCGTCGGTGGAGCCGTGTGGTCGCCGCGCTCGGCGGTCACGGAGCAGGTCTGGCGCGAAGCCATGGGGCCGGAGTATCCCGATGGTCTCGACGTCTACAGCTGGACCAGTCGCACCGAGCTGGAGCAGATACGAGGCGTGCTGCTGCATGAAGGTGTTGGCCGAGTCGCTGACCTCGGTTGCGGGTCAGGCGGTCCCGGCCTGTGGCTCAGCGCGTCTGTGGGCGCCGACCTCGTCGCGGTCGACGCCGACACGACGGCACTGCACCTCGCGAAGGGTCGTGCGGAGACCGCACATCGTCGTACGGCTTGCCTGGCTGGTTCGTTCGAGGCGATTCCCCTGCAGAGCAACTCGGTCGACGCGGTCGTCAGCATCGATGCGCTGCTCTTTGCTCAGGACAAGGCGCTCGCGGCTGCCGAGATCGCGCGGGTCCTGAGGCCGGGTGGTTGTCTCGTCCTCACGTCGTGGGACTACGCCCGCCAACCGGCGGGTCGACCGCCGCAGGTCGAGGACCATCGTCCCGTCCTCGAGAGTGCCGGGCTGACGGTCGAGCGGTACGACGAGACGCCTGACTGGCGTGCGCGGCAGGAGACGACGGCGCGCCTCCTCCTCGAACGAGTGGACGACCTCGCGCTAGAGGGACGCCGCGACGCACAGCGCCTGCGAGAGGACATCACCACCATGGCGCGCTCGTTCGACGATCAGTCGGGGCGGTTCCTCGCCGTCGCACGACGGGCCTCGACGGAAGCCGACCCTCGTCGCTGCTGA
- a CDS encoding DNA polymerase III subunit delta' codes for MITVRPGVWDDVIGQEHAVEMLQGAVTDPAQMTHAWLLTGPPGSGRSTAARAFAAALLCPDGGCGTCHECRTALDGTHADVTVLATQGLSIQVKDARELAQLAQHRPSVGAWRVILVEDADRLTERAADALLKALEEPVARTVWLLCAPSVEDVIITIRSRSRHVRLRTPPVAAVADLLTRRDGIEPAMASYAARAAQSHVGLARRLARDEGARTRRRDTVLLAGRIRSLGDAMEAAADLASIATQEQSSSSAERDGAEKARLLEQLGADPEARTQPPHIRSQVAALEKEQKTRATRFGRDVIDRSLIDLLSIYRDALITRSGSDVELVNADLAEQVGSLAQMLSAEQLLGAMDAIGTARERIEANVPPLLALEAMAISLRLPR; via the coding sequence GTGATCACGGTCCGCCCAGGTGTCTGGGACGACGTCATCGGCCAGGAGCACGCGGTCGAGATGCTGCAGGGCGCTGTGACCGATCCAGCGCAGATGACCCACGCATGGCTGCTCACGGGACCGCCTGGGTCCGGACGATCTACTGCGGCAAGGGCTTTCGCTGCTGCTCTGCTGTGCCCCGATGGCGGTTGCGGGACGTGCCACGAGTGCCGCACCGCGCTGGACGGCACCCACGCGGACGTCACCGTCCTGGCCACCCAAGGGCTGTCCATCCAGGTCAAGGACGCGCGTGAGCTCGCCCAGCTCGCGCAGCACCGTCCGTCCGTCGGCGCCTGGCGGGTCATCCTCGTCGAGGACGCCGACCGGCTGACCGAGCGGGCCGCCGATGCCTTGCTGAAGGCCCTTGAGGAGCCCGTTGCGCGTACGGTCTGGCTGCTGTGCGCACCGTCCGTCGAGGACGTCATCATCACGATCCGCAGCCGGTCGCGTCACGTCCGGCTCCGCACTCCTCCCGTGGCAGCGGTGGCCGACCTGCTGACCCGGCGAGACGGGATCGAGCCGGCCATGGCGTCGTACGCCGCCCGCGCGGCTCAGTCCCACGTCGGTCTGGCGCGCCGGCTGGCCCGTGACGAAGGAGCGCGCACCCGGCGCCGCGACACGGTGCTCCTCGCCGGCCGGATCCGGTCGCTGGGCGACGCCATGGAGGCGGCCGCCGACCTCGCCTCGATCGCCACCCAGGAGCAGTCGTCCAGCTCGGCGGAGCGCGATGGGGCGGAGAAGGCGCGGCTGCTCGAGCAGCTCGGCGCCGACCCCGAGGCACGCACGCAGCCACCGCACATCCGGTCGCAGGTCGCTGCTCTCGAGAAGGAGCAGAAGACGCGCGCCACCCGCTTCGGACGCGATGTCATCGACCGGTCGCTGATTGATCTGCTGTCGATCTACCGCGATGCGCTGATCACCCGGTCGGGCTCTGACGTCGAGCTGGTCAATGCTGACCTGGCTGAGCAGGTCGGCTCGCTGGCTCAGATGCTCAGTGCCGAGCAGCTGCTGGGCGCGATGGACGCGATCGGCACCGCCCGCGAGCGGATCGAGGCCAACGTGCCGCCGCTGCTGGCGCTCGAAGCGATGGCGATCTCGCTGCGCCTCCCTCGCTGA
- a CDS encoding MerR family transcriptional regulator yields the protein MTEGTQLMQMLTVGQVAETFGVTVRTLHHYDQIGLLVPSERSSAGYRLYTEEDLTRLQHIVVYRRLEMPLDEIATLLESGDVATHLRRQREAVMARLDEMEGLVAAIDNALEKTMADQPMTTDDMKQLFGDSYEDYQEEARERWGESDAFKESKRRTKSYTKADWLTIKAEADQIQGQLAQLFKDGVIADSAEAMDGVEAHRLHITRWFYDVSPQFHRNLGDMYIADPRYTEAYDGSFDAPGFALWVRDAIYANSERQEL from the coding sequence ATGACCGAGGGAACGCAGCTGATGCAGATGCTCACAGTGGGACAGGTGGCCGAGACCTTCGGCGTCACGGTCCGCACGCTGCACCACTACGACCAGATCGGACTGCTCGTGCCGAGCGAGCGGTCGTCGGCCGGATACCGCCTCTATACCGAGGAGGACCTGACCCGGCTGCAGCACATCGTGGTCTACCGAAGGCTCGAGATGCCTCTGGACGAGATCGCGACGTTGCTCGAATCCGGTGACGTGGCAACGCATCTGCGTCGTCAGCGTGAAGCGGTCATGGCCAGGCTCGACGAGATGGAAGGTCTCGTCGCAGCCATCGACAACGCACTGGAGAAGACCATGGCAGATCAACCGATGACGACCGATGACATGAAGCAGCTGTTCGGCGACAGCTACGAGGACTACCAGGAGGAGGCGCGGGAGCGCTGGGGTGAGAGCGACGCGTTCAAGGAGTCCAAGCGCCGAACCAAGAGTTACACCAAGGCCGACTGGCTCACCATCAAGGCCGAGGCGGACCAGATCCAGGGACAGCTGGCCCAGTTGTTCAAGGACGGCGTCATTGCGGACAGCGCGGAGGCGATGGACGGAGTCGAGGCGCATCGGCTGCACATCACCCGCTGGTTCTACGACGTGTCACCGCAGTTCCACCGCAACCTCGGCGACATGTACATCGCCGACCCGCGCTATACGGAGGCGTACGACGGCTCGTTCGACGCCCCCGGATTCGCGCTGTGGGTGCGCGACGCGATCTACGCCAACTCTGAGCGGCAGGAGTTGTAG
- a CDS encoding serine hydrolase domain-containing protein, with protein sequence MSQDNPAISPEIDRELTRLATKRQVEGRVPGLLSAVARDGKLLWSKGIGAAELSQPDVAPGVDTHFQVASNTKTFTAVMVMQLRDEGRLTLDDTVDQHISETTHPQVTIRQLLAHTTGMQREPVGDVWDTLDFPDREGLVDGWNQAERIMRPHTHWHYSNLGYSILGEIIARLDGREWGDSLQARLLDPLGLARTGLKPTGQVSGTYFVPPFTDVPVEEPRLGKGATAPAGGIWSTASDMAAWHGFLAAPDSQVLSPDTIEEMCQPQIVADTTGWTLGWGLGLEIARVNGRTWVGHTGGLPGAITGMFTERASATTGLSFMNATNAPDPRAVAVDAADYVREHAPAPLTTWSPGTSQPAELVPLIGRWYSEGTGFTFVIKEGHLEARIDGLPAVRPSSVFERVADDVYRTVAGREKGELLQVRRHSDGSVRQLNWATYRFTREPLTFGDTVPQH encoded by the coding sequence ATGAGCCAGGACAACCCCGCCATCAGCCCCGAAATCGACCGCGAGCTCACGCGACTCGCGACGAAGCGCCAGGTCGAGGGCCGTGTGCCCGGCCTCCTGTCAGCAGTCGCGAGGGACGGAAAACTGTTGTGGTCAAAGGGAATTGGCGCAGCAGAACTCAGTCAGCCGGATGTTGCTCCCGGTGTGGACACGCACTTCCAGGTCGCGTCCAACACCAAGACCTTCACCGCCGTGATGGTCATGCAGCTGCGCGACGAGGGACGCCTGACGCTGGACGACACGGTCGACCAGCACATCTCCGAGACCACTCATCCGCAGGTCACCATCCGCCAGCTGCTGGCGCACACGACAGGCATGCAGCGAGAGCCCGTGGGGGACGTTTGGGACACTCTGGACTTCCCGGACCGCGAGGGCCTGGTGGACGGCTGGAACCAGGCCGAGCGCATCATGCGCCCCCACACCCACTGGCACTACAGCAATCTCGGCTACTCCATCCTCGGCGAGATCATCGCGCGGCTCGACGGCCGGGAGTGGGGCGACAGCCTGCAGGCCCGGCTCCTCGACCCTCTCGGCCTCGCACGCACCGGGCTCAAGCCGACCGGCCAGGTGTCCGGCACGTACTTCGTGCCGCCGTTCACCGACGTACCGGTCGAGGAGCCGCGCCTCGGCAAGGGCGCGACGGCGCCCGCCGGCGGCATCTGGAGCACCGCCTCGGACATGGCGGCCTGGCACGGCTTCCTCGCCGCACCGGATTCGCAGGTGCTCAGCCCTGACACCATCGAGGAGATGTGCCAGCCGCAGATCGTCGCTGACACGACCGGCTGGACGCTGGGCTGGGGTCTTGGCCTGGAGATCGCCCGGGTCAACGGTCGTACGTGGGTGGGCCACACCGGCGGCCTGCCCGGCGCGATCACCGGCATGTTCACCGAGCGCGCGTCGGCCACGACCGGTCTGTCCTTCATGAACGCCACCAACGCCCCCGATCCGCGCGCTGTCGCGGTCGACGCCGCCGACTACGTCCGGGAGCACGCGCCCGCTCCCCTGACGACCTGGAGCCCCGGCACGTCGCAGCCCGCCGAGCTCGTGCCGCTGATCGGCCGGTGGTACTCCGAGGGCACGGGATTCACGTTCGTCATCAAGGAGGGTCACCTCGAGGCACGCATCGACGGCCTGCCCGCCGTCCGTCCGTCGTCGGTGTTCGAACGCGTCGCGGATGACGTCTACCGCACGGTCGCCGGCCGGGAGAAGGGTGAGCTCCTGCAGGTACGCCGTCACTCCGATGGCTCCGTACGCCAGCTGAACTGGGCGACGTACCGCTTCACCCGTGAGCCGCTCACGTTCGGCGACACCGTCCCCCAGCACTGA
- the tmk gene encoding dTMP kinase yields the protein MPASPIPGSDELGVFIAFEGGDGAGKTTQIEQLREWVLTQDREVVVTREPGGTPLGQQIRALVLHGDHVAPRAEALLFAADRAHHVATLVRPALQRGAVVLQDRYMDSSIAYQGAGRDLDPQEVQRLSLWGTEELRPHLTVMLDVTPETGRERRGEVHDRLERETDDFHERVRQHFLALAAAEAHRYLVVDAALPLSEIAEIVRDRVDEALGRGRQ from the coding sequence ATGCCCGCCTCTCCCATCCCCGGCTCGGACGAGCTCGGTGTCTTCATCGCGTTCGAGGGTGGTGACGGCGCGGGCAAGACGACTCAGATCGAGCAGCTGCGCGAGTGGGTGCTCACCCAGGACCGCGAGGTCGTCGTGACCCGTGAGCCAGGGGGCACTCCGCTCGGGCAGCAGATCCGCGCACTGGTGCTGCACGGCGACCATGTGGCGCCGCGAGCGGAGGCGCTGCTGTTCGCGGCCGACCGTGCACACCACGTGGCGACGCTCGTGCGGCCCGCGCTCCAGCGTGGCGCGGTCGTCCTGCAGGACCGCTACATGGACTCCTCGATCGCTTATCAGGGTGCGGGCCGCGACCTGGATCCTCAAGAGGTGCAACGTCTTTCGCTGTGGGGCACCGAGGAGCTGCGCCCTCACCTGACGGTGATGCTCGACGTGACGCCGGAGACCGGGCGGGAGCGTCGCGGTGAGGTGCACGACCGCCTTGAGCGCGAGACCGACGACTTCCACGAGCGGGTCCGCCAGCACTTCCTCGCTCTGGCAGCGGCCGAGGCGCATCGCTATCTCGTGGTCGATGCCGCACTGCCCTTGTCCGAGATCGCCGAGATCGTCCGGGATCGCGTCGACGAGGCGCTGGGAAGAGGTCGTCAGTGA